The DNA region TTGACTAAATACTGTTCTATTCAACGTATATTCAATAAAAATAAAAAAAACATCAACAGCATTGCATCAGATACATGATGATCTACTAGACCACCTTGTACTAAAGTACAAGGAATTATCTAGGCGATTGAAAGTCATACTTTACACTCAAATGAACTGAAATATTCGCTTGCTAAAGCAATCTCAAGTTCGTGACTGAAACTCACTCTTCAATCTTAAATACTTCGTCGATTTTATCGTTTCCTTGCTCTTTCATGTATTCTTGACCATTTCTTACGTTTCTGCTCCTACTGTTCTACAAAAATACTCGGGTGCCCATAAATGTTTTAGATACGGAAAAATTTCACTTGAGACCGAGATAGGTGGACTCATTAACAACAGATGAATATGTTCCTTCCCTACACTTCCCTGCAAGATGCCTATCCCTCTTCTTCACATTCTTGGAGAAACAACTCACGTGTTTTTATCGCCAGAGGACCTTTCAATACCTTATATCGATATTTAGTCAGCCAGATTACATGATACTTGAT from Paenibacillus sp. JNUCC-31 includes:
- a CDS encoding transposase — its product is MRVWKDTKRNSRAVYEIKYHVIWLTKYRYKVLKGPLAIKTRELFLQECEEEG